A window from Alkalicoccobacillus plakortidis encodes these proteins:
- a CDS encoding CvpA family protein yields the protein MLSIIILLMLLFSFFVGRRRGFILQLIHLTGFIVSLFVAYKYSGALADNIQFRLIIPFPEFDGDGIGGMLFQAFNTEDVYYRAIAFALLFFATRIILHIVGTMLDFVAHLPILRTINKLLGGILCVVETYLIVFVLLFVAAVLQIDVVQGLMQDSLVAQFMMNHTPFLSDWIKDLWISQDF from the coding sequence ATGTTAAGTATCATTATTTTGCTGATGCTATTGTTCAGTTTTTTTGTAGGCAGAAGACGTGGCTTTATCCTTCAGCTTATTCACCTTACAGGTTTTATTGTATCGTTATTTGTTGCATACAAATATTCAGGAGCCTTAGCAGACAATATTCAATTTAGACTTATTATTCCTTTTCCAGAGTTTGATGGTGATGGAATTGGGGGCATGTTATTTCAGGCCTTTAATACAGAAGATGTATACTACAGAGCGATTGCCTTTGCCCTGTTATTCTTTGCAACGCGGATTATCTTGCATATTGTAGGAACCATGCTTGATTTTGTTGCACACTTACCAATTCTGCGAACTATTAATAAACTATTGGGTGGAATTCTATGTGTAGTAGAAACGTACCTAATTGTATTTGTGCTTTTATTTGTAGCTGCCGTGCTTCAAATTGATGTTGTTCAAGGCTTGATGCAAGATTCACTGGTTGCACAGTTTATGATGAACCATACACCATTTTTATCTGATTGGATCAAGGACTTATGGATCAGTCAAGATTTTTAG
- the zapA gene encoding cell division protein ZapA produces MANQNDKKQRTTVSIYGQQYTIVGQEDPAHVKEVVRYVDEQMREMKRKNPYLDTTRLAVLTAVNAVSEYKKLEKQARSNESHSKEN; encoded by the coding sequence GTGGCGAATCAAAATGACAAAAAGCAACGGACAACAGTCTCTATCTATGGTCAGCAATATACAATTGTCGGTCAAGAAGATCCTGCTCATGTTAAGGAAGTTGTTCGATATGTTGATGAACAAATGAGAGAAATGAAGCGTAAGAATCCATACTTAGATACAACCCGCCTTGCTGTACTTACCGCAGTTAATGCAGTAAGTGAATATAAAAAGCTAGAAAAGCAAGCTCGTTCCAATGAGTCACACTCAAAAGAAAATTAG